One Cotesia glomerata isolate CgM1 linkage group LG8, MPM_Cglom_v2.3, whole genome shotgun sequence genomic window carries:
- the LOC123270605 gene encoding uncharacterized protein LOC123270605 isoform X1, producing MIFECGNSRLGHKSCQLLDHIARKILIFRGLQVRGYSKTMYQSRCLTILFCWTICQSYSQPFDVKMNSNDTNKTRIFSPRMDYDEWTPLGRGDPLKNDPTFDYVPPVLDRVQYWLDTQTSTEASSKRDILILGVTAKKTSPKIPEHYLKFADSPKLTRIQESQDGFRNDFTGSTGAEPPKLVRATKFRTNINVNGNSIDFRNQNRIQSLPASYYPSPYYNEKSKPYTMMMPPPITQKSQPNQFGSLNEEVTVGFRPGHLRIPQKTPLSTSLAFDKSNLIYQSTQTLDPWTGNSESSINTWLNNDKYDDHFDHHAAASSNHQVIVGQNTNIIVDDSQKNEQVVVGKKEVSIEESNMLKNKTAPETHVVLPNTSTSEESVTVTVVMPTNYKSNVSEENESTTTVFMTIPTLSTTITTMSTPIPIQSTRIPWRQSKLPPRVFPRRPGHPEMKHIPNHEIIHQMPLQKLPLTSMQATTTVDPLRRQVLDNSDIKSPLAAILTQEDLMRMTMTTSTTSAAPTAPTAAFTPSTRNPFEKSTTADPPTTILSNEQSSNSVSSHTKQPIHKPMYLIIQGHSKVKTYKPTVIKHSFPPDNAIASRSKMMTTIRPISKFEQFVNDNTRVAPTTLPRNTENNQEVKATKEKRVEHNSLLSLVKSGLSALTAPPLTTFNSATIDQDNTDITYDDDLLINN from the exons ATGATTTTTGAGTGTGGGAACAGTCGGCTTGGGCACAAGTCGTGCCAATTACTTGATCATATAGCTCGGAAGATCTTGATTTTCCGCGGGCTCCAAGTCCGAGG ATATAGTAAAACAATGTATCAGTCAAGATGTCTCACAATTTTATTCTGCTGGACAATTTGTCAAAGTTATTCTCAGCCGTTTGACGTCAAGATGa aTTCCAATGACACCAACAAAACAAGAATATTTTCCCCCCGGATGGATTACGACGAGTGGACACCGTTGGGCCGTGGAGATCCTTTAAAGAACGATCCTACATTTGATTACGTCCCTCCAGTTTTGGACCGTGTTCAGTACTGGCTAGACACCCAAACTAGCACCGAGGCTTCATCAAAACGCGACATTCTCATCTTAGGAGTCACTGCCAAGAAGACAAGCCCGAAGATACCTGAACACTACCTGAAATTTGCCGATTCTCCAAAACTGACTCGAATCCAAGAGTCTCAAGATGGTTTCCGGAATGATTTCACTGGGAGCACGGGAGCGGAACCTCCCAAGCTAGTAAGGGCTACTAAGTTTCGGACAAACATTAACGTCAATGGAAACTCCATAGACTTCAGGAATCAAAATCGGATCCAATCACTCCCAGCCAGTTACTATCCAAGCCCTTACTACAACGAAAAATCCAAACCCTACACAATGATGATGCCGCCGCCAATAACCCAGAAGTCTCAACCGAACCAATTCGGATCTCTGAATGAAGAAGTAACTGTTGGTTTTCGACCAGGACATCTAAGAATTCCTCAAAAAACTCCGCTGTCAACTTCACTAGCTTTCGATAAATCAAATCTAATCTACCAATCCACCCAAACTTTGGATCCTTGGACGGGCAATTCAGAGTCATCGATAAACACGTGGCTCAACAACGACAAGTATGACGATCACTTCGACCATCACGCAGCAGCATCTTCTAACCACCAAGTAATTGTGGGGCAGAACACCAACATAATTGTCGATGACAGCCAGAAAAACGAGCAAGTTGTCGTCGGAAAGAAAGAAGTTTCAATCGAAGAATCAAATATGCTTAAAAACAAAACTGCTCCCGAAACACACGTGGTGTTACCGAACACTTCTACTTCTGAGGAAAGTGTCACAGTCACAGTTGTCATGCCGACAAATTATAAGTCCAATGTTTCTGAGGAAAATGAATCAACTACCACTGTCTTCATGACAATACCCACACTGTCTACCACCATCACGACAATGTCTACTCCGATTCCAATCCAATCAACAAGGATTCCATGGCGACAATCAAAACTTCCTCCCCGAGTGTTTCCACGGCGACCCGGACATCCAGAAATGAAGCACATTCCCAACCATGAAATAATCCATCAAATGCCGCTGCAAAAGCTGCCGCTAACTTCAATGCAAGCAACAACAACTGTTGATCCACTGCGACGGCAAGTTTTGGATAACTCAGACATTAAATCACCGTTGGCAGCTATTCTGACTCAGGAAGATTTGATGAGAATGACTATGACAACTTCAACTACTTCTGCTGCTCCTACTGCTCCTACTGCTGCTTTTACTCCATCTACTAGGAACCCTTTTGAAAAATCAACTACAGCTGATCCCCCGACAACGATATTATCCAATGAACAGAGCAGCAACTCAGTTTCGTCTCATACCAAGCAGCCGATCCACAAACCGATGTATCTGATAATTCAAGGCCACTCGAAAGTGAAGACGTACAAACCGACCGTTATTAAGCACAGTTTTCCTCCTGACAATGCTATTGCCTCGAGGTCTAAAATGATGACGACCATTCGACCTATCTCAAAGTTCGAACAGTTTGTTAATGACAATACGAGGGTTGCACCGACAACGCTGCCACGAAATACTGAGAATAATCAGGAGGTGAAAGCTACTAAGGAGAAACGAGTCGAACATAACAGTCTGCTCAGTCTTGTTAAGAGCGGCTTGAGTGCATTGACTGCACCACCACTAACAACTTTCAATTCAGCGACTATTGATCAAGATAACACCGACATTACTTATGATGatgatttattgattaacaattga
- the LOC123270053 gene encoding uncharacterized protein LOC123270053: MLKTRYVDDIYGGADNEEEAIKAAVQTKALCAAGCFPHAKWASNSPRLLAEVAPEKQLDTPLKEISDAPVKVLGMYWNSRTDALQFKYTLPPETPKTKRAILSEIAKLYDSLGLLAPIVVKAKIFMQDLWLDRVSWDEQLSPSLIHKWTGYREDLRNIESIRIPRWNNIAPGATMELHGFSDASQNAMAAAVYLRVTDADGNTKVSLLCSKTQVAPLKTMTIPRLELSAAWLLTQLILHVKEVQSLENVRINLWTDSAMTIAWIKSPAIRWKTFVRNRVGKIQETLRDVSWKFIPGKQNPVDCASRGIPTLKLKQHALWWHGPTWLHEPESSWPTLEPPTDNATHREERQGLTLVTWTAENCLLQQLLSHYTQLFPLLRKLSIWHRAIDRFKRVPQSSLAYPLTPSDLERAKLTLIKLTQGQYFAREIHTLQDGDGLPKNNSITKLTPFIDHQGVLRVGGRLKNALLDPEERHPAILLRQSPLTSILIDDSHRKTLHGGTQLTLADLRKSVWIIGGRVPVRSFILRCVICTRHRGERAQQLMGQLPAARVQPTRAFLHTGLDYAGPITLKTFQGRGAKNIQRLDCSLCMHVQFSCTFRARADEELKRLFPAGSRTLRELSTLIAQDGTNWKFNPPGAPHFGGKWEAAVKSIKFHLRRTVGDSLLTLEQYSTLLAQIEAILNSRPLTPLNEDPADLAVLTPGHFLIGQSLTAIPEPSLTDLQPARLSHWEQVQQMVQHFWKRYYQDCIHRYQAISKWHYRHNQIKVGSVVLITTEDLPPTKWPLAKVIAVHPGEDGQIRVVTVKTVNTELVRPITKLCVLPLTHEEDDLVDAAANPGENVR, translated from the exons ATGTTGAAAACACGCTACGTAGATGACATCTACGGTGGAGCAGACAACGAAGAAGAAGCTATCAAGGCTGCAGTACAAACAAAAGCTCTGTGTGCAGCAGGCTGCTTCCCGCATGCCAAATGGGCTAGCAATAGCCCACGGTTACTCGCTGAAGTCGCTCCAGAAAAGCAGCTGGATACACCGCTTAAAGAAATCAGTGATGCACCAGTAAAAGTCCTGGGCATGTACTGGAATTCACGCACTGACGCTCTCCAGTTCAAGTACACGCTACCGCCAGAGACGCCTAAGACAAAAAGAGCTATTTTGTCTGAAATCGCTAAGCTGTATGACTCGCTAGGACTTCTCGCACCAATAGTCGTCAAAGCCAAGATCTTCATGCAAGATCTGTGGCTAGATAGAGTGTCATGGGATGAACAATTGTCACCATCACTCATTCACAAATGGACTGGATACCGCGAGGATCTTCGAAACATCGAATCCATCCGCATTCCACGCTGGAATAATATAGCACCTGGAGCAACTATGGAATTGCACGGGTTCTCAGACGCTTCACAAAACGCTATGGCTGCCGCTGTTTATTTGAGAGTCACTGACGCTGATGGGAACACAAAGGTCTCACTTCTGTGTTCAAAAACGCAAGTAGCACCGCTGAAGACCATGACAATTCCACGCTTGGAATTATCTGCTGCATGGTTGCTAACACAACTGATACTTCATGTCAAAGAAGTTCAGTCGCTTGAAAATGTCAGGATCAATCTCTGGACTGACTCCGCCATGACTATCGCATGGATTAAAAGTCCAGCAATCCGCTGGAAGACATTCGTCCGCAATAGAGTGGGAAAAATCCAAGAAACGCTTCGAGATGTGTCCTGGAAATTTATTCCAGGAAAACAAAACCCCGTTGACTGCGCTTCAAGAGGTATACCTACGCTAAAATTGAAACAACACGCTCTCTGGTGGCATGGACCAACTTGGCTTCATGAACCAGAATCCTCTTGGCCCACTCTGGAGCCTCCAACCGACAACGCAACGCATCGAGAAGAACGCCAAGGTCTGACACTAGTAACTTGGACAGCAGAAAATTGCCTGCTCCAACAATTACTGTCGCATTACACGCAGCTGTTTCCACTGCTACGGAAGCTTAGCATCTGGCATCGTGCCATCGACCGCTTTAAAAGAGTTCCACAATCTTCGCTGGCCTACCCGCTTACTCCATCAGACCTGGAGCGCGCTAAATTGACCTTGATTAAGTTAACTCAAGGACAATACTTCGCTAGAGAGATTCACACGCTACAAGATGGTGATGGTCTGCCTAAAAATAACAGCATCACTAAGCTGACTCCGTTCATCGACCATCAGGGGGTCCTGAGAGTCGGTGGTCGCTTGAAAAACGCATTGCTGGACCCAGAAGAGAGGCATCCAGCGATTCTACTGCGACAATCACCGcttacatcaattttgattGATGATTCGCACCGCAAAACGCTTCACGGAGGTACTCAGCTTACGCTCGCTGACTTACGCAAGAGTGTCTGGATCATTGGAGGCCGTGTTCCAGTcagatcatttattttacgctGCGTTATCTGCACGAGACACCGTGGAGAACGCGCTCAACAGTTGATGGGTCAACTACCCGCTGCACGAGTACAGCCAACTCGAGCCTTCTTGCATACAGGACTCGACTACGCTGGACCTATCACGCTGAAAACGTTTCAAGGACGTGGAGCAAAAAACATACAAAGGCTGGATTGCAGTCTTTGTATGCATGTTCAGTTCAGCTGTACATTTAGAGCTA GAGCAGATGAAGAGCTGAAACGACTATTCCCTGCAGGATCCCGCACATTACGAGAATTATCAACCTTGATCGCTCAAGATGGCACGAACTGGAAATTCAATCCGCCTGGAGCTCCACATTTTGGAGGAAAATGGGAAGCCGCTGtgaaatctatcaaatttcaCCTTCGAAGAACAGTCGGAGACTCGCTGTTGACGCTTGAGCAATATTCAACGCTACTGGCTCAAATTGAAGCCATATTGAATTCCAGACCGCTCACACCGCTGAATGAAGATCCTGCTGACCTGGCTGTACTGACTCCAGGTCACTTCTTAATCGGACAGTCACTGACCGCTATCCCAGAGCCATCGCTGACAGATTTACAACCTGCTCGGCTCTCGCACTGGGAACAAGTCCAGCAAATGGTTCAACATTTCTGGAAACGCTACTACCAGGACTGCATCCACCGCTACCAGGCCATTTCAAAGTGGCATTATCGACACAACCAGATCAAGGTGGGTTCAGTTGTACTGATCACCACTGAGGATCTCCCGCCAACCAAGTGGCCATTAGCCAAAGTAATTGCTGTCCATCCAGGTGAAGATGGACAAATCCGCGTAGTAACTGTTAAGACAGTTAACACAGAGCTGGTACGTCCAATTACAAAGCTCTGTGTCCTGCCGCTAACGCATGAAGAAGATGATCTTGTCGACGCAGCCGCCAACCCGGGGGAGaatgttcggtga
- the LOC123270605 gene encoding uncharacterized protein LOC123270605 isoform X2 has product MYQSRCLTILFCWTICQSYSQPFDVKMNSNDTNKTRIFSPRMDYDEWTPLGRGDPLKNDPTFDYVPPVLDRVQYWLDTQTSTEASSKRDILILGVTAKKTSPKIPEHYLKFADSPKLTRIQESQDGFRNDFTGSTGAEPPKLVRATKFRTNINVNGNSIDFRNQNRIQSLPASYYPSPYYNEKSKPYTMMMPPPITQKSQPNQFGSLNEEVTVGFRPGHLRIPQKTPLSTSLAFDKSNLIYQSTQTLDPWTGNSESSINTWLNNDKYDDHFDHHAAASSNHQVIVGQNTNIIVDDSQKNEQVVVGKKEVSIEESNMLKNKTAPETHVVLPNTSTSEESVTVTVVMPTNYKSNVSEENESTTTVFMTIPTLSTTITTMSTPIPIQSTRIPWRQSKLPPRVFPRRPGHPEMKHIPNHEIIHQMPLQKLPLTSMQATTTVDPLRRQVLDNSDIKSPLAAILTQEDLMRMTMTTSTTSAAPTAPTAAFTPSTRNPFEKSTTADPPTTILSNEQSSNSVSSHTKQPIHKPMYLIIQGHSKVKTYKPTVIKHSFPPDNAIASRSKMMTTIRPISKFEQFVNDNTRVAPTTLPRNTENNQEVKATKEKRVEHNSLLSLVKSGLSALTAPPLTTFNSATIDQDNTDITYDDDLLINN; this is encoded by the exons ATGTATCAGTCAAGATGTCTCACAATTTTATTCTGCTGGACAATTTGTCAAAGTTATTCTCAGCCGTTTGACGTCAAGATGa aTTCCAATGACACCAACAAAACAAGAATATTTTCCCCCCGGATGGATTACGACGAGTGGACACCGTTGGGCCGTGGAGATCCTTTAAAGAACGATCCTACATTTGATTACGTCCCTCCAGTTTTGGACCGTGTTCAGTACTGGCTAGACACCCAAACTAGCACCGAGGCTTCATCAAAACGCGACATTCTCATCTTAGGAGTCACTGCCAAGAAGACAAGCCCGAAGATACCTGAACACTACCTGAAATTTGCCGATTCTCCAAAACTGACTCGAATCCAAGAGTCTCAAGATGGTTTCCGGAATGATTTCACTGGGAGCACGGGAGCGGAACCTCCCAAGCTAGTAAGGGCTACTAAGTTTCGGACAAACATTAACGTCAATGGAAACTCCATAGACTTCAGGAATCAAAATCGGATCCAATCACTCCCAGCCAGTTACTATCCAAGCCCTTACTACAACGAAAAATCCAAACCCTACACAATGATGATGCCGCCGCCAATAACCCAGAAGTCTCAACCGAACCAATTCGGATCTCTGAATGAAGAAGTAACTGTTGGTTTTCGACCAGGACATCTAAGAATTCCTCAAAAAACTCCGCTGTCAACTTCACTAGCTTTCGATAAATCAAATCTAATCTACCAATCCACCCAAACTTTGGATCCTTGGACGGGCAATTCAGAGTCATCGATAAACACGTGGCTCAACAACGACAAGTATGACGATCACTTCGACCATCACGCAGCAGCATCTTCTAACCACCAAGTAATTGTGGGGCAGAACACCAACATAATTGTCGATGACAGCCAGAAAAACGAGCAAGTTGTCGTCGGAAAGAAAGAAGTTTCAATCGAAGAATCAAATATGCTTAAAAACAAAACTGCTCCCGAAACACACGTGGTGTTACCGAACACTTCTACTTCTGAGGAAAGTGTCACAGTCACAGTTGTCATGCCGACAAATTATAAGTCCAATGTTTCTGAGGAAAATGAATCAACTACCACTGTCTTCATGACAATACCCACACTGTCTACCACCATCACGACAATGTCTACTCCGATTCCAATCCAATCAACAAGGATTCCATGGCGACAATCAAAACTTCCTCCCCGAGTGTTTCCACGGCGACCCGGACATCCAGAAATGAAGCACATTCCCAACCATGAAATAATCCATCAAATGCCGCTGCAAAAGCTGCCGCTAACTTCAATGCAAGCAACAACAACTGTTGATCCACTGCGACGGCAAGTTTTGGATAACTCAGACATTAAATCACCGTTGGCAGCTATTCTGACTCAGGAAGATTTGATGAGAATGACTATGACAACTTCAACTACTTCTGCTGCTCCTACTGCTCCTACTGCTGCTTTTACTCCATCTACTAGGAACCCTTTTGAAAAATCAACTACAGCTGATCCCCCGACAACGATATTATCCAATGAACAGAGCAGCAACTCAGTTTCGTCTCATACCAAGCAGCCGATCCACAAACCGATGTATCTGATAATTCAAGGCCACTCGAAAGTGAAGACGTACAAACCGACCGTTATTAAGCACAGTTTTCCTCCTGACAATGCTATTGCCTCGAGGTCTAAAATGATGACGACCATTCGACCTATCTCAAAGTTCGAACAGTTTGTTAATGACAATACGAGGGTTGCACCGACAACGCTGCCACGAAATACTGAGAATAATCAGGAGGTGAAAGCTACTAAGGAGAAACGAGTCGAACATAACAGTCTGCTCAGTCTTGTTAAGAGCGGCTTGAGTGCATTGACTGCACCACCACTAACAACTTTCAATTCAGCGACTATTGATCAAGATAACACCGACATTACTTATGATGatgatttattgattaacaattga